The DNA sequence CCGCGCTATGCGTTCATCTCCGTGGGCGCACGGAACCCATTCCGCCACCCGCGTCCGGAGATTCTCGGCCGCCTCGCCCAACGTGGCATCGCCACTTACCGCACCGACACGATGGGCGCACTCACGTTCTTACTGGATGGAAAAACTGTGACGCCGCCTACCCCTCGGTAGGGCCTTCGGTCTCGGAGTTCTGCGATCCTTCTTCGGCAGCCGCCGCTCCCGAACTCCGGTAATCCGCTATGATCTCGCGCGCCTTCTCTGCGTCGTCGGCACTCACTCGCACCACAATGCCGCCCACTCCCGGCAGCACATCCTGTGGAGCATCCAACGCCGTCACCAGAGCCTCGATACCCTCGGACTCCAGCAAACCGCGCACCACCATCGCTTCCGACTCCTGCTCGGAATCGAATACCTGCACCAATTCCTGGTTTGTCTGTGGTTGTGTCGCCATAGTTCCTCCTTTGCTTGGATGCACCGAAGCGAATCGAACAGCTCTCGATTCCTAAACTAATTGGAAAAGATTACTCCATCAGTGACTTTCGGCACCCCTCTTGGCCCGTTTTTCACGGCTTCCATTCTCGCATTCGGGTGTATAGTCGCGCCAATTGCCCCGGATGTGGGTCAGCGCAACGTCGGGTAGGTGTAGCTCATCGAATTAATGCACAAGACGGTTGCAGCTAAGTACACCAGCAGGACGCCCTGCTGTTTTTGCGCTTCAAGGCTGCCTTCCGGCGGGAGCCGTCCCTCAGGGGTGGTTCGGAAGTTCCGTCAGAATTGGGAGTTGAGGCCACATGGAAGGTCAGGAAATTCGGAAATCGGAAGTGAACCTGTCAACCGCTGAGATCGAAGACGAAAACCGTCGCCTTCGCCGCCTCCAGATCATGATGAGCATGGTCATGCAGGTGTTGAGCGAGCAGTCGAACCTCACCATCGAGGAGGCCTCCGAGCTCGTTGCGAGTAGCCGGAAAGCCGCCCTCAACCTCTTTCCCGGCAAGGAACTTGCCTACGACCTCATCTACAAGCCGCGCCTCCAGCGCATTCTGAACGAGCGCTTCCGGCTCCAGTAGCAGCGCACCGGTGACTCGCCGCAAGCTTCTCCGGATCCGGCTGAATCTCCACTTGGACCCGTCACTGGGACGAATTGCGGCTCACAATGTGGGAAGACAAAAGCGGCGTTGCAAAGTCGTCACCTCTTCGCAACGCCGAAAATGAAGATGGCCCGAGCTTACTTCCTCTTCCGCAGAAACACTGCCACTGCCCCGGTCGCAACCACCAACACGGAAGCCGGTTCTGGTACCTGGTTCACCGGAGGCGCCGAAGAAATCGCGCCTACTGCATCGATGTCTGCGCCGACTGTTCCGCCGGTTTGGTCTCCTTCGTTCGTGTCGTCGGTCAGCCGCACATAGGAGAAGTACTGACCCAGGCCAAACCCGAACGCGTCGATATCGATGCCGCTGGTGGCGCCGAATACCTTACCAACTCCGTGCCAGACCACTCCGTCCTCGCTGATGTCCACGAACGTATCCTCCACGTCCGGGCCTACCTCAAAGATCCAGAGATCCAGCGCGCTGCTTCCGCTGCCGGTCAGCGAATTGTTCGTGAAACGCAGAACGATGGAGCCGCCATCGCCGAGCGATACGTAGCTCGGATTCGCCGGATAATTCGGAACTCCCAGCGCTTGTGTCGGATCCAGCACACTGGCGATCGGCTCCCCATTCTTAATCGCCGGCGTAAAACTTACGACCGCATCCGCAAAAGACGCGGACCCTCCCGGAAAGTTCACTCCCCCGAAAACATCTGACCGCGCTGGCGTTACCAGCACCGCCATCACACACATTAAAAAAATAACCGTACTTGCTCGTTTGAACATGAATGCTTCCTTTCACCTCGGATAGGCATAACTGCGCCGCGATACTGCGCAGTGGCGCGAGCACCCGAAGGCAAAACCCGCAACTGGGGTGCCGGAGTTCCGCCATGACGCCCGCGTGGGAGTTAAAAAAACGCGATCAACCGCAAACGTCGCCACCAAGTTCGCAAAGTGGCTGCTGAGTCACAGCTTTCAGTATTCCCATTTCGGAACTACGGGGCAGAATACGTACATCTCTCCAGAGTTATGGCCCGCATCAGAGGCTTGGGAGATCTCTCAACGAACTTGAATGTGCAGGAGTTTGCAGTTCTTCAGGAACTTGGTTTCCTGATCGGCGCCACACTGCCCCGGGCAGGGCAGACATGAAAAAGCGGCTCACGATGGAGTGAGCCGCTCGTCTTCACTGAACTTCTCGACTTAGATTCCGACTGCGTACTCGTCGTTCGGTTCCGACGTTCCCCTATAACCGTAGTGATAGGGCTCCATCGAACGCGCGAACCGTGCCTTGCGCAGACGATATCCCACATACAATCCGCCCGCGATCACGCCCGCCGCCAGTCCCGCGGCCGTCAGCGCAGCTCCGGGGTTCAGCACCACCGGACCCACCACCCGCGCCGTCGAATGCACCATGCGTCCCGGACGCCCCAGTCCTTCTCGGAAGTCCTGGATCGCCTTCTTTCCGCCGCGGCCCAGTGCGCGATGGCTGGTAATCATCGCCGACGTCATCGGGATCGTCAGGTCCTCACCGCCGTTCACCACCGCGTGGTCCGTGTCCCGCTCCTCCTGCACTTCCAGCAACTCCTCCAACGCCTCGCCGATCCCGGTCACGCGGCTCCACAGCGAACGGAATGCCACCCGGCCCGACTTGTCGATGATGTATGTCGGATTCGGCATCTTGCCGTATTTCTTGTGGACCTTGCCGTCTAGCTCATCCAGCAGGATCGTAAACTCGATGTGCTCTTCATCGCGCAGCGTCTCAGCCGCTTCCAGTTTGTCATCCATCGATTGATGCGCCGGCAGCTTCTCGCCCGGATGAGCTTCTCGGATATAAACAAAGAGGAATTCCACATCGTCGTTGTCCTGGTACTCCTCGTACAGATTGTTCATCCGGCGGATGGAAGAGGCCGTAAACGGACAGGTCGCCGACCCGAACGTAAGTACCACGTTCTTCTCGCCTGCGAAGTCACTCAGGCGAAACTTGTCGCCTTCGATGGAGCGTAGTTCAAAATCCGGTGCCCTTTCGCCCGGTTCCGGACCGCTGCCAAATCCGTGCCGAGCCGCGTCTCGGAGTAGTTCATGATTGCTGAAGGATTCGTAGTTGTAAGGTTTTCTTCCGAACATCGCCGGGGCCTCCTCGCTGCTACACCGCCTGAACTGTTTCGATGCGAAACCGCTCTTGCGATATGTCCATTCTAGTACGCGCAGCGGGTTTGCCGTTGCGAATCCGGAGGAACTAGAATGTCGGCACGGAGAACCAATATGGCACTCAAGGTCGGCGATAAGGCGCCTGACTTCACCGTTCCTGCCGTTCGCGGAGTCGAGAAGCTCACTGTCAAGCTCAGCGACTACCGGGGCAAGAAGAACGTCGTTATCGCATTCTATCCACTCGACTGGACCCCGGTTTGAGGGGCCCAGATGCCGGCGTATAACGCGGATCTCGACCGCTTCGCCGGATTCGATGCCCAGGTCATGGGCATGAGCGTGGATTCCATCTATAGCCACATCGCATGGCAGAAGAAAGAAATCGGCATGATGAACTATCCCCTCTGCGCCGACTTCTATCCGCATGGCGAAGTGGCCAGGAAGTTCGATGTACTTCGCGAAGGTGAGCCCGTTCCCGGCATTAACGAACGCGCTATCTTCGTGGTTGACAAGGAAGGCATCATCGTCTTCGCCAAGCTCTACCGTCTGGATGAGCAACCCGAAAACGAAGAGTTGTTTGAAGTGCTTCGTAACCTGAAGGCGAAGGCCGCGGCGAAGTAGCCCTCACAAAGCCGGTAAAAACAGAGAAGGCGACCGTTAAGGCCGCCTTCTTTATGTTTAGTATGAAGACCGATTAAGACCGCCGCATCCGAATATACGACCTCACGGAAACTGCAAAAATAACCGGACAAACTATCATCGCAAATAACGAGGTCATGTTCATGTCTCCATCATAAGAGACCTTTGCCTCACCTCGTCATTCAAAGTTCGATTACCAAAGATCAGCGAGAGTGATACTACTCGCGTCATCTGCTGACTGATTCCACACGACTTACGGCAACGGGCATCCCGTTTTGGAACTCAACTCCGCCAATGGCGTCGTGCCCAGCCTGCGCTGCCCGTCCGCGAAGATCCACGTCGGCACCTGTTTCACTCCGGCCCACGAGCACGCCGGTGCGGGCTCCTTCTGCCCCGGCACCCTGCATTCCACGTACGTCACATACTGGAACGACTCGCCAAACAGCTCCTTCTGGTCCAGGCAATGCGGACAGATCGAGCTGCCATACATCACGGCCTTCTTTTCCGTCAGGCATTTGGCGAATCCATCGAGCGACTTCGACTTGTCGCTCCGATTGAGTAACGCCATCGCAAACGCCGCTGCAATCAGCGCCACAACGGCCACCGCCAGCACGACCACCAGCCAGCGTCTTCCCTTCCCGCCGGACTCCCCATTCCGATTTCCCATGCCTGACATTCTACCCAGCACCCCTCTGCTTTCGCAGCAAAACAAAAAGGGCGACCCGCAGGCCGCCCTTCTCCAAATCAGAAAGTTACTTCTGTTCTTCCGTCGCCTCTTCCGCTTTCGCAGTGACGAACGCAATCGTCATATTCGGATCGCCAACCTTGAAGCGTGCAAAGCGCCGTACGGCGATGTTCTCGCCCAGTTTGCCGACCTTCTGTGCGATGATCTGCGCGATCGAAATCGTCTGGTCTTTGATGAACGGCTGTTCGAGCAGGCAGACTTCTTCGTAGTACTTGCTCATCTTGCCTTCCACGATCTTCTCCACCACCGCTGGCGGCTTTCCAGTCTGCGCGGCCTGCGTGCGATAGATATCCTTCTCGCGCTCGAAATCTTCCGCCGTGACATCTTCGCGCCGGATGTACTTCGGGTCCGTCGCCGCGATGTGCATCGCGACATCGTGTACCAGTTCTTTGAAGTCGTCGGTACGCGCCACGAAGTCGCTCTCGCAGTTCACTTCGACCAGCACGCCGATCTTGCCGCCCGCGTGGATGTAGCTCGCCACCGAACCTTCGCTCGTCGTGCGCGTCGCCTTCTTCGCGGCAACCGACACGCCGCGCTTCCGCAGCAACACGATCGCCTGTTCGATATCGCCCTTCGCTTCCACCAGGGCTTTCTTGCAATCCATCATGGGAGCGCCGGTCTTGTCGCGAAGATCTTTCACGACAGCGGCTGAAATATTTGCAGTAGAAGTGCTCATTTCCGATCCTTTTCCTGAAAACCCGTATACAAACGTTGACCCGCGCCCCTCTACGACGCGCGGGTCATAATCCAATCCTAGCTACTAACTTCCAGCTACTAGCTACTGATTCTCTAGACTTCCGCGTGACGCGCTTCTGCAGATTCCGAAGCGGCTTCACTTTCCGCCGACATCGCCGGTTTCCGTCCGCCGCGCAGCACGTCTTCCATCGAAATCTCCTCGTTGGATTCCGTCTCTTCGCCCGGCGCCTGGCCTTCGCCTTCGCTCACGGCCACCGCATCCCGGACTTCCGCCACCTGCTTATCGGTCGCGGCCTGGTTGCCTTCGATCGCCGAATCGGCAATCTTCGACGCGAACAAGCGAATCGCACGTAGCGCGTCGTCGTTTCCGGGGATGACGTAATCCACTTCGCTCGGATCGCAGTTCGTATCCACCACCGCGACCACCGGGATACCCAACTTCCGGGCTTCCCGCACCGCGATCTGCTCTTTGTTCGAATCGATCACGAACACCGCATCCGGCAGGCGGTTCATTTCCTTGATGCCGGCCAGGTTGGCCTGCAGGTGCTTGCGCTCACGCTCAAGCTTGATCACTTCCTTCTTCGGGAGAAGCTCATAACGGCCATCCGTGGCCATATCGTCGAGCTCCTTCAACCGCTTCACCGACTTCTGCACTGTCACCCAGTTCGTCAGAAGTCCGCCCAGCCACCGCTGGTTCACGTAGTACATCGAGCACCGGTTCGCTTCTTCCGCGATGGCGTCCTGCGCCTGGCGCTTGGTGCCTACAAACATGATCGTCTTTCCTTCGGCGGCAAGGTCACGCACGAAGTTCGACGCCTCTTTGAACATCTTCAGTGTCTTCTGAAGATCGATGATGTAAATCCCGTTGCGCTCGCCAAAGATGTATTCCTTCATCTTTGGATTCCAGCGCTTCGTCTGGTGCCCGAAGTGAACTCCAGCTTCGAGCAGCTCTTTCATGCTGATGTTAGCCAAACAACCTCCTTTTTAGATTGCATCCGGACCGTACTGTCCCGGATTACATTCCCATCGCCCGCCCTCGCGAGGACGGGAAGAATTTGATTCCGTGGTTTCTTCCGCGGCGGCGGTTGGAATCACGACCGCCGCCACGAAGTCTTTAAACTTGCCGTTCGCCATCTCAGTTCCAGTCGCCAGACTGACGAACTGATGAACTGACAAACTGATGAACTCTTACCGCTTGCTGAACTGGAACCGCTTGCGTGCGCCCTTCTGGCCGTACTTCTTGCGTTCCTTCGCTCTCGGGTCGCGCCGCAGGAACCCGGCAGCCTTCAGCTTCGACCGCAGCTCCGGATTAAACACGATCAGCGCCCGGGCGATACCCATCTTCACCGCGCCGGCCTGGCCGTTCACGCCGCCGCCGTCCACGGTGATCACGGCATTGAAGCTTCCCTGCGTCTCGCTCAGCGCCAGCGGCTGCAATGCATCGATCCGCTGCGCGACCGTCACAAAGTGCTCGTCGAAACCCTTGCCGTTTACCTTGATGTCGCCGTTGCCGGGACGCAGAAACACACGGGCCACCGCCGACTTCCGCCGTCCCGTACCGTAATATTCAACTTGTTCAGCCATGCTTCGTCGTTTCCTAGTAGTCCGGGATTTCACATCCCGGGGTCTTACCGGGATTTCATATCCCGGAGTCTTGCCGGAATTTCTCATTCCCGGCTGTCTTGTGCGCCAAATCGCGTCAGCGCATCCAGAAATTATACCGAGGTCCCAAGTACCCGACCTTGTTTATGTGGCACAGACATTCCTGTCTGTGCTCCTTACTTATTCGCCGCTTTCCCGTCGGCGTAAGCCACGGCCGCCGCCGTCGGCTTCTGCGCCTCGTGCGGATGCCGATCGCCCTTATAGACCTTCAGCTTCTTGCCCATTGCCCGGCCCATCTTGGTCTTCGGCAGCATGCCCAGGACCGCCTGCTGGATTACCAGCTCCGGCTTCCGCTGCATGCGCTTTACGAAATCTTCCTCGCGCAATCCGCCCGGAAATCCGGTGTAGTGCCGGTACATCTTCGCCCCGGCCTTTAACCCGGTCAGCTTCACCTTTTCGGCATTAATGACGACCACATGGTCGCCGGCATCGATAAATGGCGTGTATTTAGGGCTATTCTTGCCCGCCAGGATGCGTGCACACTTCGTCGCCAGCCGGCCCAGGGTTTGACCCGAGGCGTCGACTACAAACCACTTGCGGACAATTTCCCCCTCTTTGGGGAAATACGTTGACATCTGAAATCTCCCTGAGTTTTCAAGAGAACCGCGGAGTTACAGCCCAGGACCGTAAAGATCAGACGGAGGACGCCTCTCTGGGCAGACCACTGCGGAGCAACAAAACATAGAGCTTACCTGAGTAGACCCGGGAAGTCAAACGTGGGCAGCGTTCGACTTGTATTTCCGGAAATCGTGAATTTGGGCCGATTTCCCTCTTTGGGATGGGATTCGGATTTATACTTCGCCGTTTCTCCCCCCAAATTGACCAAACAGGAGCCGAGCAGGTGATATCGAACGAACAACTGGGTGCTCTCAAAATAAACCGGGTTATCTTCCATGACCTACCAAAGTCGGTTCGCGGATCGGATGCCAAACCGGATCTGGCGGAAGCCGAAACCGAGATTGATGCAACCAGACGATCTCACCTTCAGAGAAAACTAGCGCAGGTACTTGGTTCCAAGTCAGCTTACGGAGTCCAGTTCGCCCCAATAACAACCTCCAAGCTTCCAGAGATCATTCGGTCCCTCACGACTAAACCGGCCACTGTCGAGGAATTTGTCGCAGCCTCGCAGGAAATTGCTACAACGCTCTTTGAAATGCAAACTGCGGCAATGTCGCCGGGAATCTTGGCGGTCATCGATGCAGTCGCCAACGGCAAGCCATCAATCATCCTCATGAAATTGGAACGAGAAGCGGGCACTCAGCTAGAAAAGGCCCAGAAGAATGGAAAAAAAACGTTCGCTATGTCCATTCTTGACAACTTGGTATTAACCGACGGAACCAAACTCTTCAAGTCCGCCATGTTCGTGCGAACCGGACCGGACCCGGATGATTTCGACGCGGGTGTATGTGACAGCCAGTACCACATTGGCGGCAGTAACGATATGGCGCGCTTTTGGCTCCGCTTCTTGGGATGCATGGTAACCGTAGAACCCAGGGTTGCCACGGAAAAGTTCTTCGATTCCACACTTCGCTACTTGAACGACAATGTCACAGATCCTGTCCAGTTGAACGATGTCTACGAACATCTACTTTCTGAGTTGAAGAGCAACAGGAAACAATTTTCACCCAAGGGTTTCATTGAGGACTATGTTCCTGAAGAACACCAACATCAATTGCGCGAACACCTAAGAAAAGAAGGACTATCGCTGAACACCTTCCACAAGGACACTAGTGATATTGAGTCTAAGCTCCGTCGACGGGCATATAGAACGGAGAAGGGAATACTACTTTCCGTTCCGGAGGAGCACGACGAAGTAATCGAAGTCCACGCAACGAAAGTCATTGTTAAGGACACCCTCAGCAAGGTCGGCCCGAGATGACCATTACCGAAGAAGCACGAGTCCGGTGGTTGGCAGACAAGGATAGGTTTGAGGAGTTTGGAAAGGAATTGAAGAAGATACTTTCTTCCGAAATCAAGAAACTCGGCATTTGGTCAGATGTGACTTCTCGTCCAAAGGAGATGGACAGTTTAATTCGAAAGCTTGTCAAGAAACCAAAGTACACGTATGACACTCTTGGCGACAAAGTCGGAGTGAGAGTCACCGTGCGCTATCGTTCGGAGATACCGAGAATCTTGGCTGTCGCTGAAGCATGTCTAAATTGCGGTGAATGGGAAGATAAACTCGAAACGCTCGAAGAGCGCTCCAAAGCAAACGAGTGGTCCGCAGTGGGTTACCTCAGTGTGCACGGTGATGTAAGATTAAAGGAAACGGCCGAGGCAATTTCGAAGTACCCTTCTGAGCGGTATCACGCAGAGTTGCAAGTACGGACCCTCGCACAGCATCTCTGGAGTGAAATGTCCCACGATTCCTTTTATAAGGCGGATGAGCACTTAGTCCCGATTCCGCCAGCGATCAAGAGACGTGTCAATTTGATGTCAGGATTGATCGAGGTATCGGACATGGAATTCGATAGGGTCAATGCTGAACTACCGAGCGTCCCTGAATTTCGTATGCTTCTGGCACTTGAACGGCATTACTACTCCCTTGCTAGCGAGAAAGTAGACCGCGAACTTAGTCTAACCGTAATCAAGTTGCTTTTGCCCCTATACTCTTCCGACATCGCCAGTACCATCAATCATTTAGACGAGTTTTTCAGCGACCATTTTTCCACGTTGCAGGTCATCTTTGATGAGGAACGTGCCAATCCCAATCGAGCAGCATTTCTTTTCACTCCGGAATCGCTGATGATCTATGACCGCCTTGAAGCTGACGATGTATCACTCCGAAAGTGCTGGATGACAGCGCTGCCCGAGAAAGAGCTTGAGTTGGTGGCAAATCGCTTTGGGTTCTCTTTCGATTAAATGCCGGTGCCCCGTCCTAGTTCGCCTCTTTTGGCGAAGTAGTGCCCCTCGCGCGCAGCGCTAACCCGGGTCTACCACCAGCGTTTCCCCTCGGACCTCCTCGTATACTTTCCCCATGAAGATGTCGCCGCTCCCGATGTCCGTTACCGACTGGCCCAGCCTCGAAACTACCCGCCACCCCGGCGACACCGGTTTCGCCCTGTGGCGCACCCGCAACTTTGCCGACATCCGCGTGCGCTTCGTCGAATACTCTCCCGGATATCGCGCCAATCACTGGTGCTCCAAGGGACACGTCCTCTACTGTCTCGCCGGATCACTCGAAGTCGAATTGCAGGATGGCCAACGCTTCTCTCTGCGCCCCAACCAGAGCTACCACGTCGGAGACGGTGACCCACCGCACCGCTCTCACACAGACGAGGGCGCAACCTTATTCATCGTCGACTGATGCCTGTGTGGCGCGAACACTCCGCGACCTTCGTCGAGCGCCCCGTGCCCGTGCCCCGGGTTCGCCCGTGCCCCGGGTTCGCGCGCAGCGCTAACCCGGGTCTTTGGCCGTTAACCTGGGCGTTTCACCGCCGCTCACCCTGCTTATTTTGCCGGCTTCCCCGACGCGGTCTGGTCCAGTGCCTTTCGCACCGCCGACACTATCTTCGCCGGCTCTCCCACTCCCCAGAAGTGCAGGAAGAACAGCCTCGGCGTA is a window from the Terriglobales bacterium genome containing:
- a CDS encoding DUF2007 domain-containing protein, with the translated sequence MATQPQTNQELVQVFDSEQESEAMVVRGLLESEGIEALVTALDAPQDVLPGVGGIVVRVSADDAEKAREIIADYRSSGAAAAEEGSQNSETEGPTEG
- a CDS encoding PEP-CTERM sorting domain-containing protein, with the translated sequence MFKRASTVIFLMCVMAVLVTPARSDVFGGVNFPGGSASFADAVVSFTPAIKNGEPIASVLDPTQALGVPNYPANPSYVSLGDGGSIVLRFTNNSLTGSGSSALDLWIFEVGPDVEDTFVDISEDGVVWHGVGKVFGATSGIDIDAFGFGLGQYFSYVRLTDDTNEGDQTGGTVGADIDAVGAISSAPPVNQVPEPASVLVVATGAVAVFLRKRK
- a CDS encoding deiodinase-like protein — translated: MFGRKPYNYESFSNHELLRDAARHGFGSGPEPGERAPDFELRSIEGDKFRLSDFAGEKNVVLTFGSATCPFTASSIRRMNNLYEEYQDNDDVEFLFVYIREAHPGEKLPAHQSMDDKLEAAETLRDEEHIEFTILLDELDGKVHKKYGKMPNPTYIIDKSGRVAFRSLWSRVTGIGEALEELLEVQEERDTDHAVVNGGEDLTIPMTSAMITSHRALGRGGKKAIQDFREGLGRPGRMVHSTARVVGPVVLNPGAALTAAGLAAGVIAGGLYVGYRLRKARFARSMEPYHYGYRGTSEPNDEYAVGI
- a CDS encoding redoxin domain-containing protein; the protein is MALKVGDKAPDFTVPAVRGVEKLTVKLSDYRGKKNVVIAFYPLDWTPVUGAQMPAYNADLDRFAGFDAQVMGMSVDSIYSHIAWQKKEIGMMNYPLCADFYPHGEVARKFDVLREGEPVPGINERAIFVVDKEGIIVFAKLYRLDEQPENEELFEVLRNLKAKAAAK
- the tsf gene encoding translation elongation factor Ts: MSTSTANISAAVVKDLRDKTGAPMMDCKKALVEAKGDIEQAIVLLRKRGVSVAAKKATRTTSEGSVASYIHAGGKIGVLVEVNCESDFVARTDDFKELVHDVAMHIAATDPKYIRREDVTAEDFEREKDIYRTQAAQTGKPPAVVEKIVEGKMSKYYEEVCLLEQPFIKDQTISIAQIIAQKVGKLGENIAVRRFARFKVGDPNMTIAFVTAKAEEATEEQK
- the rpsB gene encoding 30S ribosomal protein S2, with protein sequence MANISMKELLEAGVHFGHQTKRWNPKMKEYIFGERNGIYIIDLQKTLKMFKEASNFVRDLAAEGKTIMFVGTKRQAQDAIAEEANRCSMYYVNQRWLGGLLTNWVTVQKSVKRLKELDDMATDGRYELLPKKEVIKLERERKHLQANLAGIKEMNRLPDAVFVIDSNKEQIAVREARKLGIPVVAVVDTNCDPSEVDYVIPGNDDALRAIRLFASKIADSAIEGNQAATDKQVAEVRDAVAVSEGEGQAPGEETESNEEISMEDVLRGGRKPAMSAESEAASESAEARHAEV
- the rpsI gene encoding 30S ribosomal protein S9 — protein: MAEQVEYYGTGRRKSAVARVFLRPGNGDIKVNGKGFDEHFVTVAQRIDALQPLALSETQGSFNAVITVDGGGVNGQAGAVKMGIARALIVFNPELRSKLKAAGFLRRDPRAKERKKYGQKGARKRFQFSKR
- the rplM gene encoding 50S ribosomal protein L13; amino-acid sequence: MSTYFPKEGEIVRKWFVVDASGQTLGRLATKCARILAGKNSPKYTPFIDAGDHVVVINAEKVKLTGLKAGAKMYRHYTGFPGGLREEDFVKRMQRKPELVIQQAVLGMLPKTKMGRAMGKKLKVYKGDRHPHEAQKPTAAAVAYADGKAANK
- a CDS encoding nucleoid-associated protein, with the translated sequence MGFGFILRRFSPQIDQTGAEQVISNEQLGALKINRVIFHDLPKSVRGSDAKPDLAEAETEIDATRRSHLQRKLAQVLGSKSAYGVQFAPITTSKLPEIIRSLTTKPATVEEFVAASQEIATTLFEMQTAAMSPGILAVIDAVANGKPSIILMKLEREAGTQLEKAQKNGKKTFAMSILDNLVLTDGTKLFKSAMFVRTGPDPDDFDAGVCDSQYHIGGSNDMARFWLRFLGCMVTVEPRVATEKFFDSTLRYLNDNVTDPVQLNDVYEHLLSELKSNRKQFSPKGFIEDYVPEEHQHQLREHLRKEGLSLNTFHKDTSDIESKLRRRAYRTEKGILLSVPEEHDEVIEVHATKVIVKDTLSKVGPR
- a CDS encoding DHCW motif cupin fold protein — protein: MSVTDWPSLETTRHPGDTGFALWRTRNFADIRVRFVEYSPGYRANHWCSKGHVLYCLAGSLEVELQDGQRFSLRPNQSYHVGDGDPPHRSHTDEGATLFIVD